The following proteins come from a genomic window of Lycium ferocissimum isolate CSIRO_LF1 chromosome 4, AGI_CSIRO_Lferr_CH_V1, whole genome shotgun sequence:
- the LOC132054727 gene encoding rab GTPase-activating protein 22-like, with the protein MKKWYSEELDNYYPIRPECQADVPKSRFKARVARTLSERRWNAAFSKQGYLGIAGVLRRIQRGGVHPTVKGAVWEFLLGCYDPESTFEERNELRQQRREQYAAWKSECQKIVPVIGSGKFITTAIVTDNGEPIEEATTGNSQETSDATPINDVTDNGQSVEVATTSNSQDTNDVVPTDDGVSDKKMIQWKLSLHQIGLDVVRTDRTLVFYENEANQAKLWNVLAIYAWKDEDIGYVQGMSDICSPMVILLENEADAFWCFERAMRRLRKNFRSDASYMGVQSQLSTLAQIVKTVDPKLHQHLEELDGGEYLFAFRMLMVLFRREFSFVDSLYLWEVMWAMEYNPHICSTYDDKREPILCELLYDDKPSRKELKQYGKFERKNVKTGAAEQNSALAVFLVASVLETKNKRLMNEAKGLDDVVEILGEITGNLDAKKALNDALKVHKKYMDKAKKS; encoded by the exons ATGAAGAAATGGTATTCAGAGGAGTTAGATAATTATTATCCAATTAGACCTGAATGCCAAGCTGATGTCCCTAAGAGCCGCTTCAAAGCCAGG GTTGCCAGAACTCTCAGTGAAAGAAGATGGAATGCTGCATTCTCTAAACAAGGTTATTTGGGTATAGCAGGCGTTCTTAGACGAATCCAACGAGGG GGGGTTCATCCAACAGTTAAAGGAGCAGTCTGGGAGTTTTTGTTGGGTTGTTATGACCCCGAAAGCACATTTGAGGAAAGAAACGAGCTTAGACAACAGAGGAG GGAGCAGTATGCTGCATGGAAATCTGAATGTCAAAAGATAGTGCCTGTCATTGGCAGTGGAAAATTCATTACCACTGCTATTGTTACTGATAATGGCGAGCCAATAGAGGAGGCAACTACCGGTAATTCACAAGAAACTAGTGATGCCACGCCAATTAATGATGTCACTGATAATGGACAATCTGTAGAGGTAGCAACTACAAGTAATTCACAAGATACTAATGATGTCGTGCCAACTGATGATGGTGTTTCTGATAAGAAAATGATTCAGTGGAAGCTTAGCTTACATCAAATTG GTTTGGATGTTGTCCGAACGGATCGTACTCTTGTATTTTACGAGAATGAAGCTAATCAGGCAAAACTCTGGAATGTGCTTGCTATCTACGCCTGGAAGGATGAAGACATTGGTTATGTTCAAG GAATGAGCGATATTTGCTCCCCAATGGTTATTCTACTTGAGAATGAAGCAGACGCATTCTGGTGCTTTGAACGTGCAATGCGCAGATTG CGAAAAAATTTCAGATCCGACGCAAGTTATATGGGAGTGCAATCTCAACTGAGTACCCTAGCACAGATTGTTAAAACTGTGGATCCAAAGCTTCATCAACACCTTG AGGAGCTGGATGGCGGAGAATATTTGTTTGCGTTTCGCATGCTCATGGTACTTTTCCGCAGAGAGTTCTCATTTGTTGATTCACTCTATCTTTGGGAG gtgatgtgggccatggaaTACAATCCACACATTTGTTCAACATATGACGATAAACGAGAACCAATTCTTTGTGAATTGTTATATGATGATAAACCAAGTAGGAAGGAGCTAAAGCAGTATGGAAAATTTGAACGGAAAAATGTGAAAACTGGTGCAGCGGAACAGAATAGTGCTCTTGCTGTTTTCCTAGTTGCAAGTGTTCTTGAGACAAAAAATAAGCGACTTATGAACGAGGCAAAGGGCCTAGATGATGTTGTCGAG ATCTTGGGTGAAATAACTGGGAATTTGGATGCCAAAAAAGCACTAAATGATGCATTGAAGGTTCATAAGAAATACATGGATAAG GCCAAGAAATCATAA
- the LOC132053048 gene encoding large ribosomal subunit protein eL14z, which produces MPFKRFVEIGRVALVNYGKDYGKLVVIVDVIDQNRALVDAPDMVRSQMNFKRLSLTDIKIDISRIPKKKTLIAAMEAADVKGKWESSSWGRKLIVQKRRASLNDFDRFKLMLAKIKRAGVVRQELAKLKKEAA; this is translated from the exons ATG CCGTTCAAGAGGTTTGTAGAGATAGGAAGAGTCGCCCTTGTTAATTATGGAAAGGATTACGGAAAGCTTGTTGTTATCGTCGATGTCATTGACCAAAATAGG GCTCTTGTTGATGCTCCAGACATGGTGAGGAGCCAGATGAACTTTAAGAGACTTTCACTCACAGATATCAAAATCGACATTAGTAGAATTCCAAAGAAGAAGACCCTCATTGCTGCTATGGAGGCTGCTG ACGTGAAGGGCAAATGGGAGAGCAGTTCCTGGGGAAGAAAGTTGATAGTTCAGAAGAGGAGGGCCTCACTTAATGACTTTGACAGGTTCAAGCTTATGCTGGCAAAGATAAAG AGAGCTGGAGTTGTGAGACAGGAGCTTGCAAAGCTTAAGAAAGAGGCTGCTTGA
- the LOC132053049 gene encoding casein kinase 1-like protein 10 isoform X1: MDHVVGGKFKLGRKIGSGSFGELYLGVNIQNGEEVAIKLESVKTRHPQLHYESKIYMLLQGGTGIPNLKWFGVEGEYNIMVIDLLGPSLEDLFNYCNRKFTLKTVLMLADQLINRVEYMHSRGFLHRDIKPDNFLMGLGRKANQVYAIDFGLAKKYRDLQTHKHIPYRENKNLTGTARYASVNTHLGVEQSRRDDLESLGYVLMYFLSGSLPWQGLKAGTKKQKYDKISEKKMLTPIEVLCKSYPSEFISYFHYCRSLRFEDKPDYSYLKRLFRDLFIREGYQFDYVFDWTILKYPQIGPSSRGRNPSGNAGLNAGPSAERPGRASVGQDIRDRFSGAVEAFSRRNTSAAGRHGEHSRHRTSEDMPSSKDVQGDSERGRTSRNGSSSRRAVISSSRPTSSAELTDSRSSRLVSCTGRLSTTQRIQQGYETKPSSFSRASVTKGNHDNPLRSFEFLSIRK, encoded by the exons GAATCTGTCAAGACAAGGCACCCTCAACTGCACTATGAATCGAAAATTTATATGCTACTCCAAGGAGGAA CTGGGATTCCTAACCTCAAATGGTTTGGTGTTGAGGGTGAGTACAATATAATGGTCATTGACCTTCTTGGACCAAGTTTGGAAGACCTCTTCAACTATTGCAACAGGAAGTTTACTTTGAAAACAGTGTTAATGCTAGCAGATCAACTC ATTAATAGAGTAGAATACATGCACTCCAGAGGATTTCTTCATCGTGACATAAAGCCAGACAACTTTTTAATGGGCCTAGGTCGCAAGGCAAATCAG GTTTACGCAATTGACTTTGGGCTTGCCAAAAAATATAGGGATCTCCAGACTCACAAGCATATACCATACAG GGAAAACAAGAATCTGACAGGAACTGCTCGGTATGCGAGTGTCAACACACATCTTGGAGTTG AGCAAAGCAGAAGAGATGATTTGGAATCTCTTGGTTATGTGCTGATGTATTTTCTTAGCGGAAG TCTTCCATGGCAGGGACTGAAAGCTGGTACCAAGAAGCAGAAATACGATAAAATCAGCGAGAAAAAGATGTTAACACCAATAGAG GTGCTGTGCAAATCATATCCGTCCGAGTTCATATCATACTTCCACTATTGTCGGTCATTAAGATTTGAAGATAAACCTGACTATTCGTATTTGAAGAGGCTTTTCAGAGACTTGTTTATTCGTGAAG GTTATCAATTTGACTATGTATTTGATTGGACAATTTTGAAGTATCCTCAGATCGGTCCCAGTTCTAGAGGACGA AATCCTAGTGGGAATGCCGGACTAAATGCTGGGCCATCTGCTGAAAGGCCTGGAAGGGCGTCAG TGGGGCAAGATATTCGGGACAGATTTTCTGGTGCTGTTGAAGCATTTTCCAGAAGGAATACTTCTGCAGCTGGTAGGCATGGGGAACACTCCAGACATAGGACTTCAGAGGATATGCCTTCATCCAAAGATGTG CAAGGTGATTCAGAAAGAGGGCGTACCTCGAGAAATGGCAGTTCTTCTAGAAGGGCTGTCATTTCAAGCAGCAGACCGACATCTTCTGCTGAACTCACTGATAGTCGCTCAAGCAGATTAGTGTCATGCACGGGCCGTCTATCTACTACACAAAGAATTCAGCAGGGATATGAAACAAAACCATCATCATTCTCCCGAGCTTCAGTCACAAAGGGTAACCATGATAACCCTCTTCGAAGCTTTGAATTTCTTTCAATCAGGAAGTAA
- the LOC132053049 gene encoding casein kinase 1-like protein 11 isoform X2, with product MDHVVGGKFKLGRKIGSGSFGELYLGVNIQNGEEVAIKLESVKTRHPQLHYESKIYMLLQGGTGIPNLKWFGVEGEYNIMVIDLLGPSLEDLFNYCNRKFTLKTVLMLADQLINRVEYMHSRGFLHRDIKPDNFLMGLGRKANQVYAIDFGLAKKYRDLQTHKHIPYRENKNLTGTARYASVNTHLGVEQSRRDDLESLGYVLMYFLSGSLPWQGLKAGTKKQKYDKISEKKMLTPIEVLCKSYPSEFISYFHYCRSLRFEDKPDYSYLKRLFRDLFIREGYQFDYVFDWTILKYPQIGPSSRGRNPSGNAGLNAGPSAERPGRASVGQDIRDRFSGAVEAFSRRNTSAAGRHGEHSRHRTSEDMPSSKDVVKSCCMLKW from the exons GAATCTGTCAAGACAAGGCACCCTCAACTGCACTATGAATCGAAAATTTATATGCTACTCCAAGGAGGAA CTGGGATTCCTAACCTCAAATGGTTTGGTGTTGAGGGTGAGTACAATATAATGGTCATTGACCTTCTTGGACCAAGTTTGGAAGACCTCTTCAACTATTGCAACAGGAAGTTTACTTTGAAAACAGTGTTAATGCTAGCAGATCAACTC ATTAATAGAGTAGAATACATGCACTCCAGAGGATTTCTTCATCGTGACATAAAGCCAGACAACTTTTTAATGGGCCTAGGTCGCAAGGCAAATCAG GTTTACGCAATTGACTTTGGGCTTGCCAAAAAATATAGGGATCTCCAGACTCACAAGCATATACCATACAG GGAAAACAAGAATCTGACAGGAACTGCTCGGTATGCGAGTGTCAACACACATCTTGGAGTTG AGCAAAGCAGAAGAGATGATTTGGAATCTCTTGGTTATGTGCTGATGTATTTTCTTAGCGGAAG TCTTCCATGGCAGGGACTGAAAGCTGGTACCAAGAAGCAGAAATACGATAAAATCAGCGAGAAAAAGATGTTAACACCAATAGAG GTGCTGTGCAAATCATATCCGTCCGAGTTCATATCATACTTCCACTATTGTCGGTCATTAAGATTTGAAGATAAACCTGACTATTCGTATTTGAAGAGGCTTTTCAGAGACTTGTTTATTCGTGAAG GTTATCAATTTGACTATGTATTTGATTGGACAATTTTGAAGTATCCTCAGATCGGTCCCAGTTCTAGAGGACGA AATCCTAGTGGGAATGCCGGACTAAATGCTGGGCCATCTGCTGAAAGGCCTGGAAGGGCGTCAG TGGGGCAAGATATTCGGGACAGATTTTCTGGTGCTGTTGAAGCATTTTCCAGAAGGAATACTTCTGCAGCTGGTAGGCATGGGGAACACTCCAGACATAGGACTTCAGAGGATATGCCTTCATCCAAAGATGTG GTAAAAAGCTGTTGCATGCTAAAGTGGTAA